The window ACCCTTCGCGCCGCACGCCCGTGCGGCGGTTTGGAGCGCAGATGTTCAGACCCTGGCAAGAGATCGGCGTCGACCTCGGGACCGCCACCGTCCTGATCTACGTCAAGGGGCAGGGCATCCTGCTGCGCGAACCCTCGGTGATCGCGATGGTGCGCGACACCGGCGAGGTGAAGGCGGTCGGCGACGACGCGTACGCCATGCTGGGCCGCACCCCCGGCAACATCACCGCGGAACGCCCCATGCGCGACGGCGTGATCGCCGACTACGACCTCACCGAGAAGATGCTGCAGGCGTTCGTCCGCAAGGTCGTGACCGGCCCGGGCCGGTTCTACCGGCCGCACGTGATGGTGTGCGTCCCGTCCGGCGTCACCGAGGTCGAACGGCGCGCGGTGCTGCAAGCCACCCGCGAGGTCGGCGCCCGCAAGGCGTTTTTGATCGAGGAGCCGCTCGCCGCGGCGATCGGGGCGGGCGTCGAGATCGCGGAACCGAGCGGCTCGATGATCGTCGACATCGGGGGCGGAACGACCGACGTCGCCGTCATCAGCCTCGGGGGGATCGTCGTCAGCGAATCGTTGCGCGTCGCCGGCAACGAGTTCGACGCGGCGATCACGAAGTACGTGCGGCACAAGGAAAACCTCCTGATCGGCGACCGGACGGCGGAGGAGATCAAGCGGACGTTGGGGTCCGCGAT is drawn from Trueperaceae bacterium and contains these coding sequences:
- a CDS encoding rod shape-determining protein, with product MFRPWQEIGVDLGTATVLIYVKGQGILLREPSVIAMVRDTGEVKAVGDDAYAMLGRTPGNITAERPMRDGVIADYDLTEKMLQAFVRKVVTGPGRFYRPHVMVCVPSGVTEVERRAVLQATREVGARKAFLIEEPLAAAIGAGVEIAEPSGSMIVDIGGGTTDVAVISLGGIVVSESLRVAGNEFDAAITKYVRHKENLLIGDRTAEEIKRTLGSAMLIEGEPDDTLEVRGRDLVNGLPKTVTVRSSDTVEALEEPIQKIADGVRQVLEASPPELVSDVIDRGIIMTGGGSLLRNFDELLRRTTGIPVVVAENATDAVALGTGRALDMVHVLEDALISDNFLRR